In the Parashewanella tropica genome, TTTTTACTACGAACCAACTCAACGGCACGCTCAACCGCTTCATCAAGTAGATCGACAAGCTTAACTACGCCACCGCTACGGGTTTTGAATGGACGACCGTCTTCACCGTTCATGGTACCAAAGCCTAAGTGCTCTAGTGATAGTGATTCTGGTACAAACTTCGCTTGCTTAGCTAGGCTAAATACTTGCTGGAAGTGAAGACCTTGGCGAAGATCAACAAAATACAGAGCGCGATCAGCTTTTAATACGTTTGCACGATAGCGCATTGCCGCTAAATCAGTGGTCGCATATAAGAAACCACCGTCGGCTTTTTGAATAATGACAGGCAGTGGCTCACCGTCTTTAGTTTTAAATTCGTCTTGGAATACGACTTTCGCGCCTTCACTTTCGGTCAGTAATCCTTGAGCATCTAAATCGGCCACCACTTGTTGTAAGTCATCGTTGTAGGTACTTTCACCACGGACATCATCACGAGTTAAGCTCACGCCTAATTTTTTGTAGACTTGGTGACAATGGCTAAGTGAAATATCATTAAATTGGCGCCAGAGTTTGTTGCAATATTCATCGCCAGATTGCAGTTCAACGACAAGATTACGAGCGCGAGTGGCAAATTCTTCTGATTCATCAAAGCGAACTTTTGCCGCGCGGTAAAAGGTTTCCAAGTCAGACAGTTCAAGGCTAGCCTTACCTTCGTCTTTGGCTTGTAACTCTTCCATGTAGGCCAGCAACATCCCGAATTGAGTACCCCAATCACCCACATGGTTTTGACGGATAACTTTATGACCTAAGAATTCTAAAGTGCGGACTACACTGTCACCGATGATACTGGAACGTAAATGACCAACATGCATTTCTTTTGCTAGGTTAGGCGAAGAGTAATCCACCACAATGGTTTGAGGCTCAGGTAGAGTTACACCTAATTTAGGGTCAACCAGTGCTTCTTGCAGTTGATTGGCAAGGGCATTGCCATCAATAAAGAAGTTAATAAAACCAGGGCCTGCAATCTCAACTTTAGCCACGTGGCTGGACTCTGGTAAATTGTTGATGATCAACTGTGCCAATTCACGTGGATTTTTACGCGCCGCTTTGGTCAGCATCATGGCTAGGTTGGTTGCGAAGTCGCCATGGTTCTTATCCTTGGTTCGGTCAACCTGAATGCGTGCCTGAATGTCTGTTGGCACAATGCCTTGTTCAATTAAGGACTGTAAGGTTTGCTCTAGCAAAGATTGAATATGTGATTTCATTGGCGGTCTTCAATTACGTCGAAAAAATTTTAGCCTGATATTTTATCCTTTTGTTTACACAAAAAACATAGTCTGTGGTGGATTTTTATGATCAGATATTTTCGTTTATCCCGTAATTAAACACTGGTTGTGTCATGAGTTAATTTATCGCTAATTTTACGGCCTGCTCTGCATGAATTTGGGTGGTATCGTACAATGGAATATGGGTATGTTGCTGTTGGATCAATAACGCTATTTCAGTACAACCCAAAATAATGGCTTCTGCGCCTTGGGCGAACAATTTATTGATGATTTGAAGGTATTTTTCTCTGGAATCGTCGTGTATTTCCCCCAAACATAACTCTTTATAAATAATTTGATGCACCAGTTCTTGGTCTTTTTCATTGGGTACAAGAACTTCAATATCGAACTGCTTTGTCATTCTGTTCTTATAAAAGTCTTGTTGCATGGTAAATTGGGTTCCAAGTAACCCAACTCGAGTAATGCCATCGGCTATCAGTTGTTCTGCGGTCGCGTCAGCGATGTGCACCAGAGGGATGGAAATGGCACTTTCAATTTTTGACGCGACTTTATGCATGGTATTGGTACAAATCAGGAGAAAGTCAGCCCCACCTGCTTCTACCGATTGTGCCGCCTGTACTAAAATTGTGGCAGTTTCATCCCATTTCCCTTGATGCTGCAGTGTTTCTATTTCATTAAAATCAACACTGAACAAGCATATTTTGGCTGAATGTAAGCCGCCTAATTTGGCTTTTACACCTTCATTTATGGCTTTGTAGTAGCTTGCTGTCGATTCCCAACTCATACCACCTAGTAGGCCAATGGTTTTCATAGCTTCCTTATTCGACTGATGTTGTTGAGTGATCACTATCCAGCATTCTTAGCTTTTCCAAGTGCAACATTCTTATGCAATGAGAAAATTTCTTTAAGAAAAGCAACATAGAAATAAGGGAAAATATTAAGCATGACAAAAACATAACTGACTTTGTGGGCAAAAGGAATGGCTGGCTTTCTAGGGGCATCGAATACGGTATAACCATTAATGAAGTAACTGATGACAACATACAAGGTCAAAACAGAGCCAATAAGTAAGTAGATCAAAAATAATAAAGTTAAGACGATTGTGAAAATTTCCATTTCAGATACTCCATGAAATTGTTTACTTATTAAGAATAGGCTTATATCCGTTAAGTTACCGATTCTACAAGATAAAATCAATGAGCTAAAGGTGAGTGCATTTGTAAAAAGTTGAAGGGAATATCGTTACTTAAACTAAACGCTGTATACTTTGCGTCCAGTAGAGTGATCAGCATGAAATTCTATTGGGGTTTGTCAGGTCTGGTATACAATTCCAATGAACTCGACAAGAGACGAAGTCCATGAAAGCCTCAATTCCAACTCCTGTTTATATTCTCCTAGCCGTATCTTCAGCCTTGATGGGACTGAGTATGTTGCTGATGGGAGATCATAGACATATCACCTTAGTGATCGATTTTTATCATTTAGAAGCGTTAGCTTCCGGCGCTGTGTTTAATGTTACGGCAGCGGTCAGCTTTTTATTAGTGACCATATTTTCTCTATTCAGTATTAAGAAAATTGAGTGCCGAAAACCGTTAGGAGTTTGGTTAACCATTATCGGTGCAGTGCCATTAATTGCCTTGTTCTCATCAAAAATGTGGATTGGATCATTAGGTGGTTTTCCTGCCATTGGTGCAGGTCAAGGTGTGATCAAATATTTTGCTCTGTTATCTGTAGGTTTATTAATTTTATTACCTCATTTAGAAAAAACGACGCAAAAAGCCATTGCCGCCTTTCCTGTGATCTTAGTATTGCTCTGGATTGGCGGTATGAAGTTTACTGAGCTCGAAGCCAAAGGCATTGAAAGCTTAGTAAACACTTCGCCATTGATGTCATGGATGTACAAGATTTGGGATGTACAGATGACCTCAAATTTGATTGGTGTCTATGACTTGATTGCCATGGCATTAGTTATTGCGGCGATTTTTAAGCGCCAATTCCTCTTGCCTGCGGTTCTAATGTCAGGTGCGGTATTTGTTGTTACTCAAACCTTTTTATTTACCGCTGATGGTGTGTTTTCTGCAGATAGCATTGTGACGACTACAGGGCATTTCTTAATTAAAGATCTATGGTTTATTGCAAACTTGGTCTGTTTGTGGAAGTTGTCTGAAGCTGAGTAACATTTATATTTCCTAAATTCATCTAAAGTCGTGGTGTTGCACACCACACCGCCCAAAGGGGAGCTCTGCAGCAAGCTCCCCCTTGGATCCCCCAATGCCGCCCCATCAAAGCTAAACGTTTCAAATCTTATTGAATAAATACCTAACGGTTCTGATGGTACATCCATGTACCTCAGAACCTAGCTCAACATCCATGTTGAGCTTACGGCATTTTATATTCAAACGATTTTCAACAGCTTTGGAGGGGAAGTGGAGCTCGTTAATTTTGATTACTTGAAAACCAATTGGATCTGACTCTTATCACCATTAAAAATCCCTATACCGTAAGCCATCAAATTTCTATTTTCTTCCCATTTAGCGACATCATTTTGATTAATAAGAGATTCATCATAGATCCACGCATGATCTTTAAATCTTACAATATATTCAGAAAAATCGGCTCGACTAGCTTCGATAACTAATTCGTTTAAATCATCAGTTAATGGCTGAATGTAACACTGACCAGTAGTTGGCTTTACAAGTTTGTATATTGGCATGATATTACTCCAAGTCTTTACTTGAAATAATTATCTCACTGTTTTTATTTGTTGTAAAATCAGTATGTTATTGACAAATAATTAAATACTAATTTTAAATTTTTTATTCATTTGTTGGTATTGGGTGATTAGACTTTGTGGTATTTGAATATCTACAACAAATCCTGCGGATCTCTATCCACACTCCAGCGGCAGCGTTTGGCTTCAGGCATTTGTTCCACTTGCGCTAAAGCTTGTTCGAAGACTTGTTGAAGTAAAGGGCGGTGTTTACTTTGGAACATTAAGTGGCGTCGGTGTTTTCCCGCTTTTCTGTCCATTGGCGCGGGCATTGGGCCGATGACTTCACATTGCTTATCTTGTGGCAGCAATTGGCTGAGTGCAGCCAAAAACGTATCGGCATCTTCAGGTTTATGCGATTCTGCACGAATTAACACCATGTGCCAGCTTGGCGGTAGTTGTGCCAGTTTGCGCTCTTCTAATTGTGTTCTGGCAAATTCACCATAACCACGATGAAGTAAATCACGCAGCAGTGGATTGTCGGCTTGGTGGGTTTGTAGCAAAACCGTGCCGGGTTTACTGGCTCGTCCTGCTCGTCCAGCAACTTGGGTATAGAGTTGTCCAAAGCGTTCCGGTGCTCGAAAATCTGCACTAAACAAGGCTCCATCAACATCTAATAAACCGACTAAAGTAACGTCGGGAAAGTGATGGCCTTTGGCAAGCATTTGGGTGCCAACTAAAATCTTGTATTCACCTTTGTGTATGGCATTTAAGTGTTGTTCCAGAGAGCCTTTGCGACGAGTGCTGTCACGGTCGATCCGCACCACTGGAAAATTTGGGAATTCTTTTGTAAGTTCAGCTTCGAGTTGCTCTGTACCGACACCATGACCAAACAACATTGTACTGCTGCACTGGTGGCATTGCTTAGGAATAGCGTATTGCTGCCCACAGTGATGACAGCGGATTTCATTTAATCCTTGATGAACCGTAAAGTAAGCATCACAGCGGTCACATTCATGTAAATGACCGCATTCGTGACAGAGTAAGGCAGGAGAGAAACCACGGCGATTCAAAAACAGTAATACTTGGTTTCCTGCATTTAGATGGATGCGAATTTCGTTAATAAGAGGTATCGAGAGTCCAGCTTTTAGTGGCTGGCTGCGAATATCGATTATGCCTTGTTTAACGTTTTCGGCGGCACCTGCACGCTTGGTAAGAACATGGTGTTGATAGCGCTCGGTTAAGGCGTTTTGCAGAGTTTCTAAAGACGGTGTGGCTGAGCCTAATATTACTGGAATTTGCTCTAAGTGACCTCGCATTACCGCTAAATCCCTAGCGTGATAGCCAACCCCCTCTTGTTGTTTAAAACTGGCGTCGTGCTCTTCATCTAAAATGATCATGCCGGGAAAAGCCATTGGTGCAAATAAGGCTGAGCGCGTACCGATAATAATGGCGGCTTCACCACTTCTCGCCAACTGCCAAGCTTCGAATCGCTGTTTATCGGTTAAGCCTGAATGAATAACCGCAATAGTAACCTGAAAACGATATTTAAACCGATTGATGGTTTGTGGGGTTAGCCCAATTTCTGGTACTAAGACTAAAGCTTGCTTACCTTGTTTTAATACGGATTCCAGTATCGAAAGGTAGACTTCGGTTTTACCTGATCCTGTCACTCCCTCTACTAGAGTACAGTGATAACCTTGTTGTTGATTAATCGCTGACACGGCAATAGCTTGTTCAGGGTTGAGACGAAGCGGTGTTTCGCCCATTTCCAATTGTTCACGCCAGCGTAAATCTACTTTATGCTCAAGCTCTAGTTTAATGACTAAGCCTTTTTCGATTAACGAATTAAGCGCAGCTTTGCTTAGTTCTAAGTCATTAATTTCAAGTGGAGATAGGGCTTGGTTTTTCAGTGTTCTGAGTATTTTTAGCTGGGCAGTTGCTCGTTTAAGAAGAGCTTCGTCTATCTCTCGGCCAGCTTGAGTGATCCTGTATTCGATGCGTTTAGCATTTTGACTATCCCCGCCGTTTCGTAATGCCACAGGTAAAGCTTGAGAAAACATCTGCCCTTGGCTACAAAAATAATAGTTAGCCGCCCAGTCACATAGCTTGGTTAAGGTTTCAGGAAGTAAGGCTTGATTGTCTAATACTTCGATGACCGTTTTAATCTTATCGGCTGGTACATCACAGTGGGTATTGATATTCAGCACAATGCCAATTAACTTTTGTCGGCCAAAGGGGACTTTTACTCGGGCGCCGATACGCACACAAGCTTGCTGAGCTTCAGAAATAGCATAACTAAAACATTGGCGCATAGGCACAGGTAGAGCGACTTCAACAAAAGCAGATGACATTTAGTATTAAGAGAAAACCAATAGAAACATGATATTTAGTTTACTTAGTAGAGTAGATAACGGCTAGGTAAAATTCACTTAATGCAACGGACTTGTATGAATTGTCTATTTCTTGTAGAATTTCGCGCCTTGGAATTTGCCTAATTGTTGTAGGTTAATCCAAAGAAACGAATTTTGAATTTAACGCATGTGGTGCCCAACTTCGGGTTGGGAGGGCGACATGGCCTTAACGCTAAAGGTAATCCAATGAAAGAAGGTATCCACCCAAAATACGAAGCAATCACTGCAACTTGTACTTGTGGTAACGTTATCAAGCTAAACTCTACCGTAGGTAAAGATTTGCACTTGGACGTATGTGGTGCGTGTCACCCATTCTACACTGGTACTCAAAAAGTTGTTGACACTGGTGGTCGTATCGACAAGTTCAACAAGCGTTTCGGTATGCTTAGCAAGAAATAATTGCTGCTTACTGATTTTTAAAAAGCGCCAATTGGCGCTTTTTTTATGCCTAACGTTAGTCAGATTAAAATGTTCAATGTCTACAGTGTGTTATTTCTGAAGAGCAAAGAAATAAGGCTATGACATTCTTAAACTCATTAAGGTTATTAAAAATCAAAGTTAGTGATTTAAAAAGCAAATTGAATAACAATGATCAAAACTTACTATTTTTGATGTGCCTGTCCATAATTTATTCGTCTAAATTTTACTTTCATTTCTAAACTGAAATCCAGTTTCAAAACTTAAATTCTTGGTGTTTTCATTAACATTTTTAACATAAATAAAACTAATATAATCAATGAGATATTATCGACATGTACGACCTGAAATTACTTGTTTGCATCTCTGCCAAAGTCTAGAATGTGCAACAATTTTTATGTGATGAAGATCGCTGTCTTTATTTTCATAAAAAATGGAATTATTTTTTATAACGTCGTATTCAGCTACACATTTTAGGACACACTCATGTCGGATTTTCGTCAGCAAGCTCTTGATTATCATGAATTCCCAGTACCAGGGAAAATGGCAGTAACTTTAACTAAGCCAGCTAAAACTAGCCATGACTTGTCCCTTGCCTATAGCCCTGGGGTGGCGGAGCCAGTGCGGGAAATTGCAGCTGATCCAGAAAATGCTTATCGCTATACCTCAAAAGGGAACACGGTTGCGGTGATTTCAAACGGTACGGCAATTTTAGGGTTAGGGAATCTTGGCCCATTGGCTTCTAAGCCTGTGATGGAAGGTAAAGCGTTACTCTTCAAAACCTTCGCCAATATTGATGCTACTGATATCGAAGTAAAGCACAACACGACTGAAGATTTTATTAATACCGTGGCAGCGATTGCTGATAGCTTTGGCGGTATTAACTTAGAAGATATTAAAGCACCAGAGTGTTTTGAAATCGAAAAAGCCTTGATTGAGCGTTGTCGCGTACCAGTATTCCACGACGATCAGCACGGTACAGCAATTGTTACCGCTGCGGGCATGATCAATGCGTTGGAAATTCAAGGTAAGAAGATTGAAGATGCAACTTTTGTTTGTTTAGGTGCAGGTGCCGCTGCGATTGCTTGTATGACCATGTTGGTTAAATGTGGCGCGCAACGTGAGCACATTTACATGCTCGATCGCAAAGGCGTTATTCATACTCAGCGTGATGATTTAAATGCGTATAAAGCGTTATTTGCTAACAATACTGACAAGCGTACTTTGCAAGATGCGATTAAAGGCGCTGATGCTTTCTTAGGTTTATCAGGTCCAAATCTTTTGGGTGAAGAAGACATTAAATTAATGGCAGATAAGCCTGTGATTTTCGCTTGTTCAAACCCTGATCCTGAGATCAAACCTGAATTAGCCCAAGCCGTTCGTCCTGATGTGATCATGGGTACGGGTCGTAGTGACTATCCAAACCAAGTAAACAATGTGCTTTGTTTCCCATTCTTATTCCGTGGTGCCTTGGATGTAAGAGCGACAGAAATCAATGATGAAATGAAGGTTGCAGCGGTTCATGCACTAGCTGAACTCGCAAAAGAGTCTGTACCTAAAAGTGTATTGGACGCTTATGAAGGTGTAGATAGCATGGAGTTTGGTGCTGAGTATGTACTTCCGAAGCCAATGGATCCTCGTTTATTGCCTCGCGTAGCTAAAGCCGTGGCTGAAGCTGCGATTCAATCAGGTGTGGCGAAAATCGCATTACCTGAAAACTATATGGCATAATTAAGTTACGAACGAAATTACACTACAAGAGGGCAAGCGCCCTCTTTTTATGCGTTGTGTTTATGCAAGATAAAAACTTTGACTCATTAGCGACTAAGTTCTCCAAAAATATCTACGGTACAGCAAAAGGGCAAATTCGTATTGAAGTGCTCAAGCGAGATTTGTTTGAAAGCATACCCAGCTTAACAACAGGTAAATTGAGAATATTAGATGCTGGTGGAGGCTTTGGTTATTTGAGCCAACAGTTAGCTGAACTCGGCCATAGTATCGTATTGTGCGATATCTCTGCTGAAATGTTGGCACTGGCTGAGCAGCAAATCCGAGAAAAGGATAAAGAATTAGATATCACTTTGATTCAATCCTCTATCCAAGATTTATCGGTTGAAGCGTTAGGTCAGTTCGATTTAATACTGTGTCATGCCGTAGTGGAGTGGTTGGCCGATGCCAAAGAAACAGTCAAAGGGCTATTGGATTTTTTAAAACCCAACGCGCACTTATCATTGATGTTTTACAACAAGGATGCTCAACGTTTTCACAGCCTAGTGTCGGGAAATTTCGATTATGTTGAAGCCGGATTAAAAGTAAAAAAGCCAGTTAGACTGACTCCACAATACCCGCTGCTTATTGAAGATGTCGAGTCATGGATGGATGAGTGGCGTTATCAAGAAGTCTGTCGAAGTGGCGTGAGAGTCATTAATGATTATCTGAAGCTAAGAAAAAACCAGACCTTAGATAATACTCAACTGATCAGAATGGAGCTGGAGTACTCCAAATATAAAAACTACATTCCTTTAGGGCGCTATGTGCATATGTTGGTTAGAACTGAATCTCAGCTGACAATATAGTAGTAGAAGTTGTATGAGTTAACTGTACTTTATCGGATCATGGGTTAAGCTTTTTGTAGCGTGATTTCTTGGCCTTTTTTAAGCGTTGGAGGAAGTATGTTACACAACAAGCACGACAGTTCAGAATGTTCAGTGTTCAGTTCACCAGAATCTCAGCATGAGCTGGAAAAGCACCGTTTACCCGAAGAAACCCATCCATGTAATGTTATTCATCAACTCATCAAAGATGAATTGATACTTGATGGAAACTCTCGTCAAAACCTTGCGACTTTTTGCCAAACTTGGTTTGAACCAGAAGTCATCGATTTAATGTCGATTGCGATTGATAAAAATATCGTGGACAGAGATGAGTACCCTCAAACTGCAGAGATTGAACGTCGTTGTGTCAATATCATTTCCGATCTATGGAACAGTAAAGAAACCAAAAACGCCATTGGCACATCAACGACAGGCTCTAGCGAAGCAGCGATGCTTGGAGGATTGTCTCTTTTAAGAAAATGGCAAGCTAAGAGGAAAGCCCAAGGGCTCTCAGTAGATACTCCCAACCTAGTGACTGGCCCTGTGCAAGTTTGCTGGCACAAATTTGCTCGCTATTGGGGAGTAACGCTGAGAGAAGTCCCAATGGAGAAAGATCAATATCACCTAACGCCAGAGGGTGCTGTGGCGCATTGTGATGAGAATACCATAGGCGTAGTGGCAACGTTAGGGCTTACTTTTACAGGAAGCTACGACCCAGTAAAAGATATTTCACTGGCGTTAGATGATTTTCAGCGGCAAACGGGTCATGACATTCCAATGCATGTGGATGCGGCCAGTGGTGGATTCATTGCGCCATTTTTGCAACCTGAACTGGAATGGGATTTTCGTTTGGACCGCGTTCGTTCTATCAATGCTTCAGGTCACAAGTTTGGTTTAACGCCTTTGGGGGTTGGGTGGATCATGTGGCATGAAGAGTGTGATTTACCCCAAGAGTTGATTTTTCATGTCAATTACTTGGGGGGAAATATGCCTGATTTAGCCCTGAATTTTTCTCGACCCAGTGGCCAAATTATCGCGCAGTACTATAACTTTTTACATTTAGGACGAAAGGGCTATTTTGCGATCCACGATAACTGCCGAAAAGTGGCGATGTTTTTGGCCGAAGAAATCAATAAATTAGGCTACTTCGATATCATTTATAATGGTGATGGTGGTATTCCTGCTCTGAGTTGGAAACTGAAACCTCATGTTAAAGACTTCACTTTATATGACTTAGCAGACAGGTTACGCAATCAAGGTTGGTTGGTACCCGCTTACTCTATGCCTGCTAATGAACAAGAAACTATTGTGCAGCGTATTCTTGTTAAACGTGGCTTTAGTTTTGATCTTGCAAGCTTACTGCTTGATGATTACAAGCAAGCCATCCAGCACCTAACGGCTCATCCTGTTAGTGTTTCGCTTAATGAAGATGAAGCGGGAGGCTTTAAGCATTAATGGCTTTTGCAAGGGCTATGGTTTTTTCCATACGCTCTTTACGTGGGCCCCTGCTTGTTTTAGATAATGATTGACGCTGTGGTCACCTTCTAGGTGGCCTGCGCCAATCACAACAAAAATAGATGTTCCAGCTTTCGTGTTTTTCATTAAACGAATTATCCCATCACTCATTGGTTTATTGCGTTTCCACACTAATTTGTCTAGCAAATCTGTATTGTTGTTTTTATTCATGGATTGCTTGATAACAGAGCTGATTTTCTCACTATCACCTTGACGCCAAGCGATAAATAGATCTTCCAGTTCATCATTTGGGGTCGTGATGGCCTCGTCTATCATCTGTCGCTGCGTTTTTTTATCAATACTGTTCAGCAGCGTTAATTGATACTCCATGCTTTCCAGCTGAGCTTTATGCTTATTTTTAGCACGGTTAATAAAGTGCATATCGATCCCTAAATCTGGGTGATAGCCAAAGTGAATGAGCCTGTATAAGGTAATTTGTGCGGCTTGCATCCACATAGGAAGGTGCTCAATCGCTTGGCAAACCAATAAGTGTAATTCACAAAATTGGATATACTTTGCTGATTTCGTTTTAGGCAAGGTACTCGCGGTTTGGCTTTTTAGAATTAAGTTGTTGGTGTTTTGATCGGGCAGAGCTTCAACCACAAGCGTATTACTCTCGTTAAACGCTTGTTCAATCTTTTTGGGAAGCGGGTAAAAATCGGGTTTGCCAAGGTGAACGGAGCCGAGTAAATAGGCGGTTTTGCCCTGATATTCAACGAGATAAAAAGGAGGCGTGTCTGTGAGTTTTGCCCAAGCAGAGCTACAAAAAAGTATAGTGCTCAACATAAGCCCAAACAGGGTCATGTTTTGACGATTCATATCAGATATAATCCCTTTTATTATTGATTAATTTAGAGCTTTCAGATGTCATACCAAAAGGTGCTTGAGCAAATCCATCAAAATTTACAATTAGCTTATCGTAAAGCCATTGATCTTGATAATCAATTGGATGGACTAAAGCAAGAAGGTAAGGGTAAGTTTTCTCAAATCTTTAAAGAAGATATGGGGTTTGTTACTAAGAGTAACCGTTTTAAGCCTTATGTACTGGAATTGGTGGAAGAGTTTGATAGCCTAAAACAAACCCCAAATCTAGCTGAATCGGATATTACCGATATTGTCGCTAGACTTGGGGTTATATTACAAATGCAGCAAGCGTTTAAACAGCAAGTTAAATAAGGTTACTTAGCTAGTTGTTTTTTCAATGTCCGTTTCAACCAGTTATTGATCAGGTTTTTCTCATAAGCAAAAGGTCTGTCAAGGTTGCTGATCAGACGATCTTGGAAGGCCAGATCGGTTAAGTTCTGAGTACCCGAAGAGACAATGTTACCGTTAACGGTGACTTTATAGCTGAACTTGATACGAGGTGGATAGATATCTTTGACGATTCGAAGATCATCACTGGTTGCGCCAAAAGTAGGTTGCATGTCACCCGCTAAGTCTAAGTTAGTAACTTTAAGCGTTAACTTTTGCTCTGGCTTTAGGAATGTTGAGGCAGTTTTGTTAACGTCTTTTGTCAGTTCATCAAACAGACGTTTTTCGAATCTGCTTTGCAATTCACCGGATGACTTAATGTCTGTGAATT is a window encoding:
- the argS gene encoding arginine--tRNA ligase, giving the protein MKSHIQSLLEQTLQSLIEQGIVPTDIQARIQVDRTKDKNHGDFATNLAMMLTKAARKNPRELAQLIINNLPESSHVAKVEIAGPGFINFFIDGNALANQLQEALVDPKLGVTLPEPQTIVVDYSSPNLAKEMHVGHLRSSIIGDSVVRTLEFLGHKVIRQNHVGDWGTQFGMLLAYMEELQAKDEGKASLELSDLETFYRAAKVRFDESEEFATRARNLVVELQSGDEYCNKLWRQFNDISLSHCHQVYKKLGVSLTRDDVRGESTYNDDLQQVVADLDAQGLLTESEGAKVVFQDEFKTKDGEPLPVIIQKADGGFLYATTDLAAMRYRANVLKADRALYFVDLRQGLHFQQVFSLAKQAKFVPESLSLEHLGFGTMNGEDGRPFKTRSGGVVKLVDLLDEAVERAVELVRSKNPDMDEAEVLHIAKVVGISSVKYADLSKNRASDYIFSFDQMLSFEGNTAPYLLYAYTRVAGIFKKAQDIDLSDAKIVLEHEKEKDLGTKLGQFNEILSRVSAKGQPHVLCGYLFELAGAFSSFYEACPVLSAETEAQKHSRLQLAKLTAQTLKQGLALLGIETLEKM
- a CDS encoding aspartate/glutamate racemase family protein, with protein sequence MKTIGLLGGMSWESTASYYKAINEGVKAKLGGLHSAKICLFSVDFNEIETLQHQGKWDETATILVQAAQSVEAGGADFLLICTNTMHKVASKIESAISIPLVHIADATAEQLIADGITRVGLLGTQFTMQQDFYKNRMTKQFDIEVLVPNEKDQELVHQIIYKELCLGEIHDDSREKYLQIINKLFAQGAEAIILGCTEIALLIQQQHTHIPLYDTTQIHAEQAVKLAIN
- a CDS encoding DUF417 family protein → MKASIPTPVYILLAVSSALMGLSMLLMGDHRHITLVIDFYHLEALASGAVFNVTAAVSFLLVTIFSLFSIKKIECRKPLGVWLTIIGAVPLIALFSSKMWIGSLGGFPAIGAGQGVIKYFALLSVGLLILLPHLEKTTQKAIAAFPVILVLLWIGGMKFTELEAKGIESLVNTSPLMSWMYKIWDVQMTSNLIGVYDLIAMALVIAAIFKRQFLLPAVLMSGAVFVVTQTFLFTADGVFSADSIVTTTGHFLIKDLWFIANLVCLWKLSEAE
- the priA gene encoding primosomal protein N', giving the protein MSSAFVEVALPVPMRQCFSYAISEAQQACVRIGARVKVPFGRQKLIGIVLNINTHCDVPADKIKTVIEVLDNQALLPETLTKLCDWAANYYFCSQGQMFSQALPVALRNGGDSQNAKRIEYRITQAGREIDEALLKRATAQLKILRTLKNQALSPLEINDLELSKAALNSLIEKGLVIKLELEHKVDLRWREQLEMGETPLRLNPEQAIAVSAINQQQGYHCTLVEGVTGSGKTEVYLSILESVLKQGKQALVLVPEIGLTPQTINRFKYRFQVTIAVIHSGLTDKQRFEAWQLARSGEAAIIIGTRSALFAPMAFPGMIILDEEHDASFKQQEGVGYHARDLAVMRGHLEQIPVILGSATPSLETLQNALTERYQHHVLTKRAGAAENVKQGIIDIRSQPLKAGLSIPLINEIRIHLNAGNQVLLFLNRRGFSPALLCHECGHLHECDRCDAYFTVHQGLNEIRCHHCGQQYAIPKQCHQCSSTMLFGHGVGTEQLEAELTKEFPNFPVVRIDRDSTRRKGSLEQHLNAIHKGEYKILVGTQMLAKGHHFPDVTLVGLLDVDGALFSADFRAPERFGQLYTQVAGRAGRASKPGTVLLQTHQADNPLLRDLLHRGYGEFARTQLEERKLAQLPPSWHMVLIRAESHKPEDADTFLAALSQLLPQDKQCEVIGPMPAPMDRKAGKHRRHLMFQSKHRPLLQQVFEQALAQVEQMPEAKRCRWSVDRDPQDLL
- the rpmE gene encoding 50S ribosomal protein L31 gives rise to the protein MKEGIHPKYEAITATCTCGNVIKLNSTVGKDLHLDVCGACHPFYTGTQKVVDTGGRIDKFNKRFGMLSKK
- a CDS encoding malic enzyme-like NAD(P)-binding protein; the encoded protein is MSDFRQQALDYHEFPVPGKMAVTLTKPAKTSHDLSLAYSPGVAEPVREIAADPENAYRYTSKGNTVAVISNGTAILGLGNLGPLASKPVMEGKALLFKTFANIDATDIEVKHNTTEDFINTVAAIADSFGGINLEDIKAPECFEIEKALIERCRVPVFHDDQHGTAIVTAAGMINALEIQGKKIEDATFVCLGAGAAAIACMTMLVKCGAQREHIYMLDRKGVIHTQRDDLNAYKALFANNTDKRTLQDAIKGADAFLGLSGPNLLGEEDIKLMADKPVIFACSNPDPEIKPELAQAVRPDVIMGTGRSDYPNQVNNVLCFPFLFRGALDVRATEINDEMKVAAVHALAELAKESVPKSVLDAYEGVDSMEFGAEYVLPKPMDPRLLPRVAKAVAEAAIQSGVAKIALPENYMA
- a CDS encoding methyltransferase domain-containing protein, with amino-acid sequence MQDKNFDSLATKFSKNIYGTAKGQIRIEVLKRDLFESIPSLTTGKLRILDAGGGFGYLSQQLAELGHSIVLCDISAEMLALAEQQIREKDKELDITLIQSSIQDLSVEALGQFDLILCHAVVEWLADAKETVKGLLDFLKPNAHLSLMFYNKDAQRFHSLVSGNFDYVEAGLKVKKPVRLTPQYPLLIEDVESWMDEWRYQEVCRSGVRVINDYLKLRKNQTLDNTQLIRMELEYSKYKNYIPLGRYVHMLVRTESQLTI
- a CDS encoding glutamate decarboxylase gives rise to the protein MLHNKHDSSECSVFSSPESQHELEKHRLPEETHPCNVIHQLIKDELILDGNSRQNLATFCQTWFEPEVIDLMSIAIDKNIVDRDEYPQTAEIERRCVNIISDLWNSKETKNAIGTSTTGSSEAAMLGGLSLLRKWQAKRKAQGLSVDTPNLVTGPVQVCWHKFARYWGVTLREVPMEKDQYHLTPEGAVAHCDENTIGVVATLGLTFTGSYDPVKDISLALDDFQRQTGHDIPMHVDAASGGFIAPFLQPELEWDFRLDRVRSINASGHKFGLTPLGVGWIMWHEECDLPQELIFHVNYLGGNMPDLALNFSRPSGQIIAQYYNFLHLGRKGYFAIHDNCRKVAMFLAEEINKLGYFDIIYNGDGGIPALSWKLKPHVKDFTLYDLADRLRNQGWLVPAYSMPANEQETIVQRILVKRGFSFDLASLLLDDYKQAIQHLTAHPVSVSLNEDEAGGFKH